A window from Peromyscus leucopus breed LL Stock chromosome 8a, UCI_PerLeu_2.1, whole genome shotgun sequence encodes these proteins:
- the Plagl1 gene encoding zinc finger protein PLAGL1 isoform X1, whose translation MAPFRCQSCGKSFLTLEKFTIHSYSHTRERPFTCTKAECGKAFVSKYKLMRHMATHSPQKNHQCAHCEKSFNRKDHLKNHLQTHDPNKISYICQDCRRKYHTMLGYKRHMALHSASGGGLICKVCSAELGSTEVLLTHLKAHREEKAHHATREKKHQCDHCERCFYTRKDVRRHLVVHTGCKDFLCQFCAQRFGRKDHLTRHTKKTHSQELMQESMQAGEYMGTFPPIAPSFQLKATAMPPFQLGVPVQNGLAGGLPPEVHGLVLAPPEQVPQPMPPPMAEQLVTLHPGVVPTSPPHTLQEPKYSPPSTSFAPLAGLPIKSEAKGFCNMSFFEELPLQEPQSPLKLSPCFEMAKEGLGKVTMPKELLVDAVNITIPASLEISSLLGFWQIPPPPPQNGFVTNTIPMGPGEPMPHTITCLAQQHVAPLPPPPPLLPPQQPQPQMQPPPPPPQQQQPQQQQPHAQLQVQLQPEPLQPLQPLQLQPPLLPPQLPPQLPPQPPQPQPPPLQLQPQPQPLPQPEPLPQPMPQPLLPQPLPQEAQIAVSAVNLGQLPLPPIPHVFTTGTNTAILPHFHHAFR comes from the exons ATGGCTCCGTTCCGCTGTCAGTCCTGTGGCAAGTCCTTCCTCACCCTGGAGAAGTTCACCATCCACAGTTATTCGCACACCAGGGAGCGGCCGTTCACGTGCACGAAGGCTGAGTGTGGCAAAGCCTTCGTCTCTAAATATAAATTGATGAG ACACATGGCCACACACTCACCCCAGAAGAATCACCAGTGTGCTCACTGCGAGAAGTCGTTCAACCGCAAGGACCACCTGAAGAACCACCTCCAGACCCACGATCCCAACAAGATCTCCTACATTTGCCAGGATTGCCGCAGGAAGTACCACACCATGCTGGGCTACAAGAGGCACATGGCCCTGCATTCCGCCAGCGGTGGGGGTCTCATCTGCAAGGTCTGCTCTGCCGAGCTGGGGAGCACCGAGGTCCTGCTGACCCACCTCAAGGCCCACCGGGAAGAGAAGGCCCACCATGCGACCAGAGAGAAGAAACACCAGTGCGACCATTGTGAGAGATGCTTCTACACCCGGAAGGATGTGCGTCGTCACCTGGTGGTCCACACAGGATGCAAGGACTTCCTGTGTCAGTTCTGTGCCCAGCGATTTGGGCGCAAAGACCACCTCACTCGTCACACCAAGAAGACACACTCCCAGGAGCTGATGCAAGAGAGCATGCAGGCAGGGGAATACATGGGTACCTTCCCTCCCATTGCGCCGTCCTTCCAGCTGAAGGCTACTGCCATGCCTCCTTTCCAGCTAGGGGTGCCCGTGCAGAACGGGCTTGCAGGTGGCTTGCCACCCGAGGTTCATGGTCTAGTGCTTGCTCCCCCAGAGCAGGTCCCCCAGCCTATGCCGCCGCCAATGGCAGAGCAGCTTGTTACTCTGCACCCTGGGGTAgttcccacctctcctcctcacACCCTTCAGGAGCCTAAGTACAGTCCTCCTTCTACCTCATTTGCCCCACTTGCTGGCCTGCCGATTAAATCAGAGGCCAAAGGCTTTTGCAACATGAGTTTCTTTGAGGAATTGCCTCTGCAAGAGCCTCAGTCGCCTCTCAAACTCAGCCCATGTTTTGAGATGGCTAAGGAGGGCCTTGGGAAAGTCACCATGCCCAAGGAGCTGCTGGTAGATGCTGTGAATATAACGATCCCTGCCTCTCTGGAGATTTCCTCTCTGTTGGGGTTTTGGCaaatcccccctcctcccccccagaATGGTTTTGTGACTAACACCATCCCTATGGGGCCCGGGGAACCAATGCCCCACACGATCACATGTCTGGCGCAGCAGCATGTAGCACCGCTGCCGCCTCCACCCCCGCTGCTGCCGCCgcagcagccgcagccgcagatgcagccaccaccaccgccaccgcagcagcagcagccacagcagcagcagccacacgCGCAGCTGCAGGTTCAGCTGCAGCCTGAGCCGCTGCAGCCACTGCAGCCACTGCAGCTGCAGCCACCATTGCTGCCCCCGCAGCTGCCCCCGCAGCTGCCCCCACAGCCGCCACAACCACAGCCACCTCCGCTGCAGctgcagccgcagccgcagccacTGCCGCAGCCAGAGCCGCTGCCGCAGCCGATGCCACAGCCGCTGctgccacagccactgccacaAGAAGCCCAAATAGCAGTGAGCGCTGTGAATCTGGGCCAGCTCCCGCTGCCCCCTATCCCTCACGTTTTTACAACTGGCACCAACACCGCCATCCTGCCCCATTTCCACCACGCTTTCAGATAA
- the Plagl1 gene encoding zinc finger protein PLAGL1 isoform X2 yields the protein MATHSPQKNHQCAHCEKSFNRKDHLKNHLQTHDPNKISYICQDCRRKYHTMLGYKRHMALHSASGGGLICKVCSAELGSTEVLLTHLKAHREEKAHHATREKKHQCDHCERCFYTRKDVRRHLVVHTGCKDFLCQFCAQRFGRKDHLTRHTKKTHSQELMQESMQAGEYMGTFPPIAPSFQLKATAMPPFQLGVPVQNGLAGGLPPEVHGLVLAPPEQVPQPMPPPMAEQLVTLHPGVVPTSPPHTLQEPKYSPPSTSFAPLAGLPIKSEAKGFCNMSFFEELPLQEPQSPLKLSPCFEMAKEGLGKVTMPKELLVDAVNITIPASLEISSLLGFWQIPPPPPQNGFVTNTIPMGPGEPMPHTITCLAQQHVAPLPPPPPLLPPQQPQPQMQPPPPPPQQQQPQQQQPHAQLQVQLQPEPLQPLQPLQLQPPLLPPQLPPQLPPQPPQPQPPPLQLQPQPQPLPQPEPLPQPMPQPLLPQPLPQEAQIAVSAVNLGQLPLPPIPHVFTTGTNTAILPHFHHAFR from the coding sequence ATGGCCACACACTCACCCCAGAAGAATCACCAGTGTGCTCACTGCGAGAAGTCGTTCAACCGCAAGGACCACCTGAAGAACCACCTCCAGACCCACGATCCCAACAAGATCTCCTACATTTGCCAGGATTGCCGCAGGAAGTACCACACCATGCTGGGCTACAAGAGGCACATGGCCCTGCATTCCGCCAGCGGTGGGGGTCTCATCTGCAAGGTCTGCTCTGCCGAGCTGGGGAGCACCGAGGTCCTGCTGACCCACCTCAAGGCCCACCGGGAAGAGAAGGCCCACCATGCGACCAGAGAGAAGAAACACCAGTGCGACCATTGTGAGAGATGCTTCTACACCCGGAAGGATGTGCGTCGTCACCTGGTGGTCCACACAGGATGCAAGGACTTCCTGTGTCAGTTCTGTGCCCAGCGATTTGGGCGCAAAGACCACCTCACTCGTCACACCAAGAAGACACACTCCCAGGAGCTGATGCAAGAGAGCATGCAGGCAGGGGAATACATGGGTACCTTCCCTCCCATTGCGCCGTCCTTCCAGCTGAAGGCTACTGCCATGCCTCCTTTCCAGCTAGGGGTGCCCGTGCAGAACGGGCTTGCAGGTGGCTTGCCACCCGAGGTTCATGGTCTAGTGCTTGCTCCCCCAGAGCAGGTCCCCCAGCCTATGCCGCCGCCAATGGCAGAGCAGCTTGTTACTCTGCACCCTGGGGTAgttcccacctctcctcctcacACCCTTCAGGAGCCTAAGTACAGTCCTCCTTCTACCTCATTTGCCCCACTTGCTGGCCTGCCGATTAAATCAGAGGCCAAAGGCTTTTGCAACATGAGTTTCTTTGAGGAATTGCCTCTGCAAGAGCCTCAGTCGCCTCTCAAACTCAGCCCATGTTTTGAGATGGCTAAGGAGGGCCTTGGGAAAGTCACCATGCCCAAGGAGCTGCTGGTAGATGCTGTGAATATAACGATCCCTGCCTCTCTGGAGATTTCCTCTCTGTTGGGGTTTTGGCaaatcccccctcctcccccccagaATGGTTTTGTGACTAACACCATCCCTATGGGGCCCGGGGAACCAATGCCCCACACGATCACATGTCTGGCGCAGCAGCATGTAGCACCGCTGCCGCCTCCACCCCCGCTGCTGCCGCCgcagcagccgcagccgcagatgcagccaccaccaccgccaccgcagcagcagcagccacagcagcagcagccacacgCGCAGCTGCAGGTTCAGCTGCAGCCTGAGCCGCTGCAGCCACTGCAGCCACTGCAGCTGCAGCCACCATTGCTGCCCCCGCAGCTGCCCCCGCAGCTGCCCCCACAGCCGCCACAACCACAGCCACCTCCGCTGCAGctgcagccgcagccgcagccacTGCCGCAGCCAGAGCCGCTGCCGCAGCCGATGCCACAGCCGCTGctgccacagccactgccacaAGAAGCCCAAATAGCAGTGAGCGCTGTGAATCTGGGCCAGCTCCCGCTGCCCCCTATCCCTCACGTTTTTACAACTGGCACCAACACCGCCATCCTGCCCCATTTCCACCACGCTTTCAGATAA